The Methyloceanibacter sp. wino2 nucleotide sequence CCCATGATCTCATTCCTCAATAGATCCGCCGGCAATTTGCCATCCAGCGGGGACAACAAAAATGACGCAGATTAAAGGGACCTGAAACGTCGGCACGGCAAATTTGCCGCCCGGAAACCGCGCACCCCCGTCTTGACTCCCCCACCCGCCTATAACATATAAGGACTTCTTTATATCTTTATGCAGCCACGTTGCGAGACGCAACAGGCAGGACGCAAAGGCAGGACGGCATGAACTACCACGTCAAGGATATCGGGCTCGCCGATTGGGGCCGTAAGGAAATCGCCATCGCAGAGACCGAGATGCCGGGACTGATGGCCGTGCGCGAGGAATATGGCAGCGAGCAGCCGCTCAAAGGCGCCCGCATCGCGGGCTGCCTGCATATGACCATTCAGACGGCGGTTCTCATCGAGTCGCTTCAGGCGCTCGGCGCCGAGGTCCGCTGGGCCTCGTGCAACATCTTCTCGACCCAGGACCATGCCGCCGCGGCCATCGCCTCGACCGGCACGCCGGTGTTCGCCGTGAAGGGCGAAACGCTGGAAGAGTATTGGGACTACGTGGACCGCATCCTCGAATGGCCGGGTGGTGAGACCGCGAACCTCATTCTCGACGACGGCGGCGACGCCACGATGATGGTGATCCTCGGCGCCCAGGCCGAAACCGACCCCTCCGTGCTCGACAATCCGGGGAACGAGGAAGAAGAAGCCTTCTTCGCCACGATCAAGAAGCGCCTTGCGCGCGATCCGGGCTTCTATTCCAAGGTGCGCGGCAATCTCAAAGGCGTCTCCGAAGAAACGACGACCGGCGTCCACCGCCTCTACGAGATGCAGAAGAAGGGCACGCTCCCCTTCCCCGCCATCAACGTGAACGACAGCGTCACCAAGTCGAAGTTCGACAACCTCTATGGCTGCCGCGAGAGCCTGCCTGACGGCATCAAGCGTGCCACGGACGTGATGCTGGCCGGCAAATATGCCGTGGTCGCCGGCTATGGCGACGTGGGCAAGGGCTGCGCCGAGAGCCTGAAGAGCCAGGGCGCCCGCGTGGCCATCACCGAGATCGATCCGATCTGCGCGCTTCAGGCGGCCATGGAAGGCTACGAAGTCACCACAATGGAAGCCGCCGCGCCCCGCGGCGACATCTTCGTCACCACGACCGGCAACAAGGACGTCATCACCGTCGACCACATGCGCGAGATGCACGACCGGGCCATCGTCTGCAATATCGGTCATTTCGACTCGGAGATTCAGGTGGCCGCGCTGAAGAACTTCAAGTGGCACAATGTGAAGCCGCAAGTCGACGAGGTGGAGTTCCCGGACGGCAAGCGCATCATCCTGTTGGCCGAGGGACGGCTCGTGAATCTCGGCTGCGCCACGGGCCATCCGAGCTTCGTGATGAGCGCCTCGTTCACCAACCAGGTGCTGGCCCAGATCGAGCTGTGGCAGTACTCGGACAAGTACGAGAACAAGGTCTACGTGCTGCCGAAGCATCTCGACGAGAAGGTCGCGCAGCTTCATCTCGCCAAGCTCGGCGCGCAGCTGACGAAGCTCAACGACGAGCAGGCAGCCTATATCGGCGTGAGCGTCGACGGCCCGTACAAGCCGGAGCATTACCGCTACTAGCAGCTTCGCTGCTTCCAAGAAAAAAGGCGCTCCTGCGGGAGCGCCTTTTTTTGCGGGCGGGTGAGTCTGCTGGGCTGCCCTAGTTCGCGTCGGCAGCTGACTTCTGCGCCGCCTCTAGTTTCTTCACGTCTTCCGCCGTCAGCTCGGGCTGGTCCAGCGAGATGGTCAGCTTGTCGAGCTTGGCGGTGAGCGCAAACGGAACCTGGTAGTCGGCGTCGTCCACCGGTGTGCCCGTGTCGGCTCCGATGTCGAACGTCTCGTCCCATTGCAGGATCAGCGGCACCGTGCGTTCCACACGGTGTTCGGCGACCACTTTGCCGTCGACCGTCAGCGTGCCGGTTCCGCCCTTGCCGATACCGCTCATGTTGTCGAACGCCAGCGTACCCAGACCGAGCCCGTCATACTTGAAGTCGAACGAGATCGTGTGTTTGCCGGGGCTCAGCGCCTCCGAGGCCTCCCAGCGCGGGCGTTCCAGATCGAGCAGGTTCCACAGGAAGACCGGCTTACCCTTCAGCAGGTAGAAGCCGTAGCCGCCGAAGCGCCCGCCATTGGTATGGATCATGCCTTCGGCGCCGCCTTGCGGCACATCCACCTCGGCCGTGACGGTGTATGAGGTGTTCAGCAGGCTCGGTGCATCGCCGTGCGGAATGCCGGTGACCGTCTCGCCCGAATAGGTGAACTCCTTCCGTCCGGCGGTCACGTTGGGACGCGGCGCCACGAGACGTGTCGCGACCGAGGCATCGAGCGGCAACGCATTGTACTTCTGCAGTTCCGCCCACAGCCGCTCCTTCATATCCCGCAGCTTCTCGGGATACTTGTCCGCGACGTTGTCGTTCTGCGTCCAGTCCTCCGCGACGTGGTAGAGCTGCCACTCATAGGCGTTGGCCGGGTCGTCGATGGTCGGGCCGAGCAGAACCCAGGGCGGCCTCGTGGGAACCGTGCTCAGCATCCATCCGTCGTGGTAGAGGCCGCGCACGCCCATCATCTCGAAATACTGCGTCTTGTGACGCGAGGGCGCCTTCGCATTCGCCTTGTCGAAGGTGTAGGCGAGGCTCACACCGTCCATCGGCTTCTGCGCAACACCGTCAACCATGCGCGGCGCCGGAATGCCCGTGACCTCGAGCAGCGTCGGCACGATGTCGATCACGTGGCCGAACTGTTCGCGGACGCCGCCGAGATCGGTGATGTGCCCCGGCCACGAGACGGCCATGCCCTGGCGCGTGCCGCCGAAGAAGGCAGGGATCTGCTTGGTCCACTTGAAAGGCGTATCGAAGGCCCAGGTCCAGGCGACCGCCATGTGGGGATAGGTCTCGTCCGTGCCCCAGGCGTCATACCACTTCATCTGCTTGTCGACCGGAAGCTCGATGCCGTTGAACTGCATCACCTCGCTCGGCGTGCCGTTGGGAGAGCCTTCGGCGCTCGAGCCGTTGTCGCCGCTGATATAGATGATCAGCGTGTCGTCGAGCTTGCCGAGATCATCGACAGCTTGGATGACGCGTCCGATCTCATGATCGGTGTAGGCGAGATAGGCTGCATAGACGTTCGCCTGGCGGATATAGAGCTTCTTGTCCTCGTCGGAGAGCGTGTCCCATTTGCGCAGGAGCTTCTCGGGCCAGGGCGTCAGCTTCGCATCTTGCGGGATCACGCCGAGCCTTTTCTGATTGGCGAAGATCGTCTCGCGCAGCTTGTTCCAACCGCCGTCGAACAGATGCATGTCGGTGATCTTCTCGATCCACTCCGGCGTCGGATGGTGCGGGGCGTGCGTACCGCCCGGCACATAGTGCAACAGGAACGGCATGGACGGATCGATGTCGTTGAGCTGGTTCAGCCAGTGAATGGCGTCGTCCGCCATGGCCGTGGTCAGGTTCCACTTCGGATTGCCCACATAAGGGTAGATGGCCGTCGTGTTGCGGAACAGGTTCGGCTGCCACTGGCTCGTGTCGCCGCCGACAAAGCCGTAGAAGTACTCAAAGCCCATGCCCGTGGGCCATTGATCGAACGGGCCCGCTTGGCTCGCCACCCAGTCGGGCGTGTTGTGGTCCTTGCCGAACCACGACGTCCGGTAGCCGTTCTCGAGAAGGATGCGCCCGATGGTGGCGTTCTCCGGACCGATGAGGCTGTTGTACCCGGGAAAGCCCGTCGACTGCTCCGTGATGACGCCGAACCCGACCGCATGATGGTTGCGTCCCGTGATCAGCGCCGCGCGCGTCGGCGAACACAGCGACGTGGAATGGAAGTTCGTATAGCGCAAGCCCGCATTCGCGATCCGGTCGAGCGCCGGCGTCGGAATCACACCGCCGAACGTGCTCGGTGCCGCGAAGCCCACGTCGTCGGTCATGATGAGCAGGATATTGGGGGCACCCTTGGGCGGCACCACGCGGGCCGGCCAATAGGGCTTGGACTGCGAGGCGTTGAGATTGATCTCGCCGCCGAACGGCGCAGGCGGGCTCGGCAGGTAGTTCCCGTCGATCGTCGATTTGTAGCCTGGCGAACCCGGTCCGGCGGCGTTCTCGGCAGCGTGCGCGATGTCTCCTGTCAGCGGCGGGAGCATGCCAAGGGCCACGATCCCTGCGCACACGCAGGCGGCGGCCGCCTTGCGCCCAAACGGTATCATCATGTCTTCCTTCCGAATTTGCCTAGGGCTCTGCCGATGCACCCTATCCGCAACTTCCCGGCGAAACTTGCCATTCGGTGCCGTCTTCGGGGATAGAGTCCGTCCTGCGGAGTGAGGACCGATGCGTTTTGAACATTGGCCCGCGGGGCTTTATGCGATTGCTTGTGTGCTCGCGCTGGCGGCGATCCCGCTGAGCGCCGCCGGGTGGCTGCGCCCCGATCCCTTGGCGGCCGTTCCGGCTCTGCTGCTCGGTATGCCCTGGAGCCACCTGCTGCTTTGGCTGGGTGACACCCAATCGGTGACGGTGAACTTGGCTCTTGTCGCGCTGGGCATGGCCGTCAACGTCGTCCTGTTTTGGGCCTTGGGCACGTGGATCGGCGGATGGTAGCGCGCTCGCAGGAAATCGTGAGTCCGGCACAAGGTGGGGTTCAACAGGACCCAAGACCACGACTTGCGCTATAGTGGCCCCTCATCGTTGGGGGGCGATGCCATGCGCACAGTCTTGACTGCCATTGCGTTCGTGATTGCACTTAGCGGACAAGCCCGCGCGGGCGGCATGCTCGTCGCGCACACGGAGTCGCCAACCCTTACGAACTGGACGGGCTGCTACGGCGGCGGCCATCTCGGCGGGGCCTGGGGCACGAGCGACAAATGGATCCCGCGCACGCCGGGCGGTGCCTTCGAAGGCGTGTCGCTGGGCGGCCACGACACGGACGGTTTCATCGGCGGCGTGCAGGCGGGCTGCGACGTTCAGCTGTCGAACGGCATCGTGCTCGGCATCGGCGGCGACTATGGCTGGACGGACGCGGACGGCACGCACCCGTCCGCCCGCGAGACCGGCGTGTTCTATCATAGCGAAACCGAAGGGCTCGGCGCGCTCACCGGCCGGCTCGGCTATGGTTTCGGCGACGTGCTGCTCTACGTGGAAGGCGGCGTGGCCTGGGAGCGCGTCTCATATGCCGCCTCGACCACGCAGATCGGCACCGCCTACCGCGCCACGGACACGCGCGACGGTTGGACCCTCGGCGGCGGCGGCGAATACGCCATCACCGAACACGTCTCAGCCTTCGTCGAATACGCCCACTACGATTTCGGCACCGACCGCATCACGCTCGACCCGCAATACAGCTTCCTGCCGACGGCTTTCGTGGACATCGACGACACCGCCAACGTCGTCCGTGCGGGTCTGAATTTGCGGTTTGGGGGTTGGTGGTAGGGACTAAACGCTCCGCCGTCATCCAAGAACCTAAGATCCGCTCAGCCGCGGCCCGGAAGGCGCATGATAAATCGTCGTGTTGCGGCTGAACGGGCGGCCAGCGAGCCCTGCCTGAAAGACCCGTTGGCGACCCCCTCCCACACCCTCCCCGTGAGCACCGACGAGGACCATCAGCACGCTAACAGCACACTGAGCACTATGAGTACCGCGCTGGAGGAAACAAGTCATTGAACTTACATGTGGTTTTCATTTTAGTATCTACCTAAGTCATTGAATTATAACAATTTATTATCCATAGTCCGATGCGTGGCTGAATTCGGGCTGCGGTCCGTGTCCATAGCGGAAGCTGCGTCTCGGAAACGTCCACAGGGGCCGAGGGTCCAAACCTCGGCCCGCCCTTAGACCCTATCGAGGAACGAACATGGTTAGTGTCAAAGCGGCAACCGCCATCGCGAAGAAGCAACTGGCATTGCGGGATCAACTCTGGCCACAGGCGGAATCAGTCATTTGGAATCGCAAGGCCAACAAAGGCTTCGCGACGATTCCAAAAACGATGCCCATGATCCTCAGGATCATGGACGAGTTGGGTAACGGCACACGTCTCTCGGAGACGTACATGACCCTATGGTGCTCAACTTGGGACAATTCATTCGCATCACTCGCAAAGCAAAGGGACTTAGCCGTCGCCGCTGGATTCAGTGGCAGTCGCGCGGAGTACACTTGGCGCACACGTGCGAAGAAGCTGGCGGACCTGCTTTTCATCGACATCAAGGGGGGCAAGTCGGGACCCATGAGCCTCGCCCTGATCCACAACCCCCATCTGGTAATCCGCTGGCACTACGAACAACGCACGCCTGGACTCCTAGAGGATAGTTACAATGCACTCGTCGAATGGGCTCTAGACCTAGGCGCAAAAGATATGACCGAGAGCCCTTCAAAGGCTATGGATACGTTCCGCAAGGTCGCAGGAGGAGACGCATGAAGGTCTCCGAGCGCTTGGCTCTTGTCGATAAAATCGGTAGGGAACTACAAACGCGCTTCACGTTCGGCGAGCGCGATGACTACTTAACGGCGTGGGGCATCGCACGCCCAGAGAATGTGGGCGTAAACAGCAAGTGGGTGTATTCGCGTGCGGCGCTCGCTCCCCAGCCACTCTCGAAGGTCATCGAGATTGCAGGCGACCTGGGGATCGACGCTGCAGGAACGGAGTCCAACGCTCCCGCAAACTGGCGAGACACAAAGCTATTCCGCCTGTTCATCAGCCACATATCCC carries:
- the ahcY gene encoding adenosylhomocysteinase; the protein is MNYHVKDIGLADWGRKEIAIAETEMPGLMAVREEYGSEQPLKGARIAGCLHMTIQTAVLIESLQALGAEVRWASCNIFSTQDHAAAAIASTGTPVFAVKGETLEEYWDYVDRILEWPGGETANLILDDGGDATMMVILGAQAETDPSVLDNPGNEEEEAFFATIKKRLARDPGFYSKVRGNLKGVSEETTTGVHRLYEMQKKGTLPFPAINVNDSVTKSKFDNLYGCRESLPDGIKRATDVMLAGKYAVVAGYGDVGKGCAESLKSQGARVAITEIDPICALQAAMEGYEVTTMEAAAPRGDIFVTTTGNKDVITVDHMREMHDRAIVCNIGHFDSEIQVAALKNFKWHNVKPQVDEVEFPDGKRIILLAEGRLVNLGCATGHPSFVMSASFTNQVLAQIELWQYSDKYENKVYVLPKHLDEKVAQLHLAKLGAQLTKLNDEQAAYIGVSVDGPYKPEHYRY
- a CDS encoding arylsulfatase, whose protein sequence is MLPPLTGDIAHAAENAAGPGSPGYKSTIDGNYLPSPPAPFGGEINLNASQSKPYWPARVVPPKGAPNILLIMTDDVGFAAPSTFGGVIPTPALDRIANAGLRYTNFHSTSLCSPTRAALITGRNHHAVGFGVITEQSTGFPGYNSLIGPENATIGRILLENGYRTSWFGKDHNTPDWVASQAGPFDQWPTGMGFEYFYGFVGGDTSQWQPNLFRNTTAIYPYVGNPKWNLTTAMADDAIHWLNQLNDIDPSMPFLLHYVPGGTHAPHHPTPEWIEKITDMHLFDGGWNKLRETIFANQKRLGVIPQDAKLTPWPEKLLRKWDTLSDEDKKLYIRQANVYAAYLAYTDHEIGRVIQAVDDLGKLDDTLIIYISGDNGSSAEGSPNGTPSEVMQFNGIELPVDKQMKWYDAWGTDETYPHMAVAWTWAFDTPFKWTKQIPAFFGGTRQGMAVSWPGHITDLGGVREQFGHVIDIVPTLLEVTGIPAPRMVDGVAQKPMDGVSLAYTFDKANAKAPSRHKTQYFEMMGVRGLYHDGWMLSTVPTRPPWVLLGPTIDDPANAYEWQLYHVAEDWTQNDNVADKYPEKLRDMKERLWAELQKYNALPLDASVATRLVAPRPNVTAGRKEFTYSGETVTGIPHGDAPSLLNTSYTVTAEVDVPQGGAEGMIHTNGGRFGGYGFYLLKGKPVFLWNLLDLERPRWEASEALSPGKHTISFDFKYDGLGLGTLAFDNMSGIGKGGTGTLTVDGKVVAEHRVERTVPLILQWDETFDIGADTGTPVDDADYQVPFALTAKLDKLTISLDQPELTAEDVKKLEAAQKSAADAN
- a CDS encoding outer membrane protein gives rise to the protein MRTVLTAIAFVIALSGQARAGGMLVAHTESPTLTNWTGCYGGGHLGGAWGTSDKWIPRTPGGAFEGVSLGGHDTDGFIGGVQAGCDVQLSNGIVLGIGGDYGWTDADGTHPSARETGVFYHSETEGLGALTGRLGYGFGDVLLYVEGGVAWERVSYAASTTQIGTAYRATDTRDGWTLGGGGEYAITEHVSAFVEYAHYDFGTDRITLDPQYSFLPTAFVDIDDTANVVRAGLNLRFGGWW